One Streptomyces sp. NBC_00102 DNA segment encodes these proteins:
- a CDS encoding CGNR zinc finger domain-containing protein translates to MATDDPYDFRFDCGATWLNLLATRGRAFGSHPVERLDSAERLAEWLRASELAPGRDVTPEDLRRTWRLRECLRALALATVEGRTPPEEAIAELGAFLGAEDRVELTGGDRLRRRPPATIDDALVRIARQAVDHLAGVDRDGLKACPEDDCRGVFTDPAGRRRWCPSPSCASRGRVRAHRARLAASQAAAAPAELRRS, encoded by the coding sequence ATGGCGACCGACGACCCGTACGACTTCCGCTTCGACTGTGGGGCGACCTGGCTCAACCTCCTCGCCACCCGGGGCCGCGCCTTCGGCAGTCACCCGGTCGAGCGCCTCGACTCGGCGGAGCGGCTGGCCGAGTGGCTCCGGGCGAGCGAGCTGGCGCCCGGGCGCGACGTCACCCCCGAGGACCTGCGGCGTACATGGCGACTGCGGGAGTGCCTGCGCGCCCTGGCGCTCGCCACCGTCGAGGGCCGCACTCCTCCCGAGGAGGCGATCGCGGAACTGGGCGCCTTCCTCGGGGCCGAGGACCGGGTGGAACTCACCGGCGGTGACCGTCTGCGCCGCCGCCCCCCGGCCACCATCGACGACGCGCTCGTCCGCATCGCGCGACAGGCCGTGGACCATCTGGCCGGTGTGGACCGGGACGGCCTCAAGGCGTGCCCCGAGGACGATTGCCGCGGAGTCTTCACCGATCCGGCCGGCCGCCGCCGGTGGTGCCCGTCCCCGTCCTGTGCCAGCCGCGGCCGGGTCCGCGCACACCGTGCCCGGCTTGCTGCGTCCCAGGCCGCCGCTGCCCCCGCTGAACTCCGCCGCTCCTGA